TGGATCTTCGGGCAGTGCGGCATTTTCTACCGGCCTCCTTTCTTTGCGTCGGTCCCGCacaaaccggttgagtactctgCGGCGAATGAGCGCCCCGATCTCATCCCGAAGTTGGAAGCACTCCTCCATGTCGTGGCTGTGGTCCcgatggaagcggcaatacttcatAGGATTGCGCCGAGCTCCTATATCCCGCATCGGAGGTGGAGGTCGGAGGTAGTCTCGACCTTCTATCTCCATTAGGATCTCTGTCCGGGGTACATTGAGGGGAGTGTAGCTCTCGTACTTCCCCGAGGGCATTCGTGGCTACGGTGGAGATCTCGGTCGAGGCGGGGACCTCGGTCGAAGTTGTCCCCGCTGTCAAGGTGGACTTCTTAGCCGAGGTAGGTTCTTATCTCGAcggggagaccggctccttgggcggccgcgctcctcgcagcgtctcttctgcttctttgaagcCTGCTCGGTCGCGCCCTGCCCGGAGGCGATAGCCTCTTTGGCCTTCGCATACTTTCGAGCTCGGATCAACATCTCAGTGAAGTCGGCGAGAAAACTCTTCTTAATAGAGAAGAGAAACCTGTAGGATCGAGCCCCAGTCTTCAGTGCCGatatggctatcgactggtcgagctcgcaAACCTTCCAGATTATAGCGGTGAAACGGTCGAGGTAGTCTTTGAGGGACTCTCTCTCCTTTTGcttgatgtcaaggagggaATCCAACGTTCGCTGCTGACGTCGGCTGGcacaaagttggtggcgaactacctgccgagctgctcaaaagaggatacCGTGCTCGGCTTCAGTCTAGAGAACCAGAGCCGAGTCGTTCCCTGAAGAGTCGCTGGAAAGGCCTTGCGGAGCACAGCCTCCGAGGACTCCTGCAATGCCATGAGGGCTCGGTAACTTTCCAAGCGGTCGAGGGGGTCAGTAGTTCCATTGTAAGGCTCCActtggggcattttgaacctcggtgggactggctcatcctcgatctggcggaaaaagggggacttggtggtgaactcaaagtcactCTTGCGCCTTGCCTTCCTGCTATGGAGCGTCTCAATCTGGCGCtcgagcttctcgaccttcctgtcgagTTCCCCATCCTGGGGGATTGCCACTGTAGTCTGCCCCGGTTTGGGTTGGTCTGGGGCCGACTCAGCTTTCGAGTGCTGCGGTCTTCTGTCTATGCTCCTCTTGGCGGTTCTCTCCGGAGAGACGCTCGGGCAGAGCCTTGGTAGCAGCACCATTCTTCATTGTTGGCTCTCGAGGAGCTATGAAGATTTTGGCCATGGGGCGCTGGTTCGTCTGGAGGAAGCACTGGCTGGACCAGGGCCTGTGGAGGCGGCATAAGTGAGGCCTCCGCACGTTGCAGGTCTTGGATGGCTGCAGCCAAGACCTGAACATGTTGCACCAAAATATTGAACTGTTCTGGCTGGACTTAGGGGGCTGGGTCCGCCGAAGGTCTTGGTGGTAAATTCTGGATAGAGTGTCCAGGGCTTGGTGggggacgtcgagaggcattggaggctcctttgcttctcaacttcatagccacaactcgggcccttcctctagcgccaactgttgctggaaattggacccgggggcgaccattGGCTGAGAAGGAGGGAGATCCAGCAAGAGATGGtgggtggcggtccgtcggtgggcggcgtcctccgggggacctgcaaaaagccgatgACAGGGATTTTCGGCACCGGccctctgatgcttaagtcagaggaggcTAATGTGTAAGGGGAGAGAGATTATCCTCTCTAGTTTTTTGAGTCCAATCTCGCTCTAAGAGGAAGgggttttccttttatagagaagtacagggttacctgtgatgtgacggggtgaacgagttaccgtcatgattgagcatgatcatatgaattaatgcacgatcgtgtgaattaatgtatTTCCGTGGGAGATCAGGCTGGAGCCAGTGAGTCATCATGGCTGATCGGACGTAGCTGAGTGGGTCAACTGTTCGCCGTGGAGGGCCTGAGGTCCGTGGATAGCATGCGCATTAACTGTTGAGTGAGCCAGAGATCtgcggaggccatgcgcattaattgttgagtgagccggagatctgcGAAGGCCATGCACAATAACTATTGACAGCAGTAGCAGGGCACGGTCCTCGGGCGAGCTGCAAAAGGATGTGACCGCAGCGGATGGATAGTGACATCGGGCTAACGTGGTCGGGCGCCTCGAAGTTgggcgccttcaggtcgggCGCTTCCAGATCGGACACCTCTAGGccgggcgcctccaggtcgggcgccttggtCACGTGCCGGTGATGCGTTCATGCATTTTAGGGCAAtccgtttttcccccaacacctaCCATAGTTAAgcttaatataaataataaattgcAACTTATGTATTATAAAATTAGTAATTTTGTAGTAGCAGGTACTAACCATAACCACATAAAACAGGATagaaatatgatgaaacaagaaACTCTCTACTTGATCATTTTTATAATTTAGAATCCAAACACAACCGAGGAAAGTTTCGAGTCTAATTTTGAAACCAAACCCAATAACTAATTAGTTATTAAATTTATGTTTTATATCTCAAATTTATACTTTGGTGATTTTGTATAACATTTGCAGGGTATCGGTCTCCATCGACAGCCCCCACTGCCCCTCCCAAAATTTGTACCCCGGTGGGGCATTTGTTACACAAGACTGCAGTACACTGTTAGACACGGGTGCTGCTCATGTATATTAATTAGCTGAAAATTATACTAAATAGATAAGCCAATTGACCTAATTTTAGTTTTCGAGCACCTAAAAAACATTGCTCATGCGTAAGCCATCTATGCTTAACCTCCATTCCTATTATATATAACTCTGGTTGTTCGGCATCCTTAACAGCATATGGtgcatataaatattatatatatatatatatatatatatatatatatatatatatataaaggcaTCATTACCTTGTCCAATATGTGCTTTTAttgtgaaaatctgaatatttcaaaaatattcttaaaacAACCAATGATATCTGCTTGAGTGCTCGTATTTCATTTTTATCttgagtcaaaaaaaaaaaaatctttctattAAGCTTTGCATGATAGAATTTGTTTTAGCCTAAAATACCTTATAGTAATTTTCCGGTTAGGCAAAGTatattatatgtatgtatgtatgtatatatgtatgtatgtatgtgtgtatgtatgtatgaatcaattagtttgttttttgtttttttttttttgatgcaagATAGAGGTTAATTTGCTCGTGAAGTCAGAAATAGTAAGAGCATTCCGTCATTCTACGAAATCTCTATTTCATGTTAGGGACTCCCACCTACTCTCCCTCTTGCCCAAACTTTTTATTTGTTGGCCAGAAGGTACAAGCGAAAGAGACAGGAACCTACATGGAACTCAGCATTAGGCATAGACTTGAGAGGCAGCAGATGCCGGCCCTTTCCATGATGGGTAGGATCACGCTAGTGCAATCAGTGTTCAACTCAATCCCAATCTATTTGCTATCCAATTCTGTCATCCCTATGAGACCGCTGAGGACCATGGAGCAAATGTTTAGAGATTTCATATGGGGGAGGGGAGAAGGCAAGGGAGGTGTACACTTGGTAGCCTAGGAGGCATTATGTCAGCCGACCAGGACTGATAGACTAGGAGTACAATCACTGGTGGCGAGACGAGAGGCCCTTGCTGCAAGGCACACAACCAGTTTGTTTTGGAGCCTGATAGTATGTGGGCATCTCtgttgagggccaagtatggagtCTTGTCGCTGGTAGGGCCCGCTGGGGCCCGACGTCACTGGTCACCGGTTTGAAGGAAGATGTGTGCTAGAGCCCCAGTGGTGCTCCCGACGATCATATGGGTGATTGGCAATGGACAGGCTATTAATATTCTGGAGATAGCTGGATGATTGAGTGGCCATTATGCAGATTGCTGACTTTTGTGGACACGGCCAGGTTACGTGGGCTTAGGGTCAGTGAGCTGATTGACCCTCAATGGAGTGGATGGAGGATGCGAATGATTAGGGAGGCTTTTGGGGATCAGTTGACGGAGAGGATCCTGGCCTTTCCTTCGCCGATACGGGGAGAGTCTGACAGATTGGTATGGATGCTGACTGGGTGATCGAGGGTGAAGGCTAGGGACATCTAGGCGTTGATTACCCAGGAGCCAGTCCGTCAGATCGATGGTggttggatatggaggatgTGGATTCTCGTCCGTGTTATCTTCTTCATCTGAAAGTTGGCATGGGGCTATTTACCGACCAGGAGGATGTTAGTTGGATAAGGTGCTCGGATCACTCCGCACTGCGACGTGTGCCCAGATACGGAGGAGACCATCAGCCATGTTATTCTGGAGTGCCCCAGGTAGTATAGATTTGGGAGAGCTCTTCTGTTCCTTTCCACCAGGCTTTGGGGTCAGTAGAGGAGCTGTTACACCACCTGAGAGAGTCTGTGAGGAGACCTAGCACAGTCGAGGTAGGGGTTATGAGGGCATATTTGGCTTATCACATTTGGTTGAACAGGAATGCCCACATGTTTGAGGGTATAGGATCCTTGCCGAGTATAGTGGTGGGCAAGCCTTCCCGCGATGCGACGGAGATCGTCATGACTACCACGTTGTTCACCTCTGGGATGACTAGGGACATGGCATACCCACTCTGCTACTACAGCACCTAGATTTGCCTTcttctcttgggtacccccacttcttggtcatctcaaagtgaacttcgaCGGTAACTGGTTGGTGGATGGAGCAAATGGCAGAGTGGGCTTCGTAATTAGAGATCATCTAGGCATGCTGATTGTAGCTGGAGGGCGTCGCACTATCCGTCGGTTCGTCATTGAGGTGGAGTTGCAGGCTGTTTGGGACGGCATATCCTATGCGAGGTGGATCCTTGGAGTCGACAAGATTTTTAAAGAGGGGACTCCGTCACGACAGTTGACTTGATTCGGGGAGTGGATCCGGATGAAGACGGGCACCCATTGCTTTATGAGATCCGCAGGCTAGCAAGGGAGATAGGATCCTTCCAGATAGCACATGTTTATCAGGAGATGAACAATGCGGCAGTCTGGGTCGCTTCTTATGTGGTTCGATATTTGGGTGGAGTGGTTTGGACCAGCATTGGAGATATACCCCACCCTCTGTatcatcttctttcttttgacttGGCAGGTTGCACTCACGTAAGAATTATATGAATGCCGTTTTTAAcccaaaatgaaataaaaaataaaataaaagagacAAGAACTAAGGGATCATCCCGTCATCCTACAAAATCCCTATTAGGGAGTTCACACCTACCCTGTGTCTCTCACccaaattttttatttgtgaactagacactgcaatccccccccccccccccctcaacTATTTggcaagagtttttttttttttttttgatacatcaGCCGCTCACACTAATCTCACGCTTATAACCAATTGAATTACCAAAAAATAGATTATTTTTGTGGCAAAAGTTTACCGGTACATATTTTTCATCGGGTCAAAGACTTGTTTCCATATTTAAGCTGAAATTTTTATTAGGTTGGATCACTACAACTAACAAATTATAAAATTGCAGGCTAAACTAAATTTATATCTATAAATACTCAAACATAAATTTAGACTGAATCAGCCTAAAATTTTATAAggagacaaaaaaaaatcccaacaGATCTTCAGTATTGGTATTATGTATTTTAATTTGTTTCGATGACTAATAACAACTATTATAATAGTAATGTacaaatcatatttttaatttatttaaataataaatacaaaGGTTGAATAATCATGTACCCACTAACAAAAACTTTAGCCTGCAAATTGTAACTTATTAAAAGTTAGAACATTCATTTACTATCAAAATAACCGAACAAAGTATTTCATAAATTTAATTACCGAAGATAACGAGCAGCGGTCTATCACGGTGTGTTGAAATCAAATCCCATTAATTACAATAAATAAGGAGACCACAAGTGCGAAGGACAAGAAGATCATGACGTCGGGACAAGAAGATCATGATGTCATCTTAGCTCCATCCTGGATCGATCCATCAATACGCCCAACGGCTGTGATCAGACATACGAACAGTACCCGCTATATATTCCTTGTGGCTAGAGTGTATTTATTATCCCTCCctatattaattaatttttacttGCATGGCTATTCTTACCCCGGACTACCCCAAACACTGACTAATTTGGATGCAATCGCTGGAGGAGATATGAAGAGGAGGTGGAGACAAGAAGGTCACCGTCGCCGTCAGACGTCGACGCTGCAGGAGGTGGTCTTCTGGAACTGGAATTCCTTGCTGGAGTTGACGGTGAAGAAGGCGGGGCAGCTGACGTCGATGTGGTAGGTGCCGGAGATCCAGGTGCCGACCTTCCACCGGAGCCGGCCGTCGATCTTGAAATAGATGAGCATGAATCCGGCGGACTCGTCCTGGTCGACGGCGACGGCGAGGTAGTGGGCGAGGGGGACGGCGTTGCCGTAGAGGTAGGGGGACCAGACGCTGAAGTCGTTGTGGCCCTGGTAGCCGGTGGGGAGGACGGTGGCGGCGGTGATCTGCTGGCCCTTGTAGTCGGCGTAGACGTCGAGGTGGTCATAGTAGATGCCGATGCGGTCGTTGGGGTTGTGGGAGGAGATGGTGATCTGGACGATGGAGGAGAGTCGTGAATTGGGATCCGAGAGGTCGAACTTGACGACGGTGGCGTCCTGGAGGTTGAACTCGGGCTTCGACGGACGGAGGACCAGCCAGATGACCAGGATCACGAAGAGCACCAGGATGATGAGGCACAGGAAGCACGCGAACAGGCGGCGGAACACCTTGTGCCGCCATGGCCAGTACCCGCCGTAGTCGCCACAGTCCTTGAACGACATCTTATCTACTTAGAGATGGGAATTAGAGAGATAGATAGGAAGGGTGGAGAAGGCGATGGTGGTGACTCAAACTAAGAAAATTGAGACCTTGGAAGATATATAGCAGGGTGGAGGATGAGGCAGTAGCATTGTTAGCAGCAGCGGAGGATATTTCGAAGAAGGTATGTCACGTTGGCCCACTGAAATCACG
This genomic interval from Phoenix dactylifera cultivar Barhee BC4 unplaced genomic scaffold, palm_55x_up_171113_PBpolish2nd_filt_p 000171F, whole genome shotgun sequence contains the following:
- the LOC103724083 gene encoding NDR1/HIN1-like protein 1, with amino-acid sequence MSFKDCGDYGGYWPWRHKVFRRLFACFLCLIILVLFVILVIWLVLRPSKPEFNLQDATVVKFDLSDPNSRLSSIVQITISSHNPNDRIGIYYDHLDVYADYKGQQITAATVLPTGYQGHNDFSVWSPYLYGNAVPLAHYLAVAVDQDESAGFMLIYFKIDGRLRWKVGTWISGTYHIDVSCPAFFTVNSSKEFQFQKTTSCSVDV